GAGTGCTCGCCGTACCTTACACGTGTAAAGCAAAGACAAATCATGCCTTAAATGGCAGCCTGCAACAACGGCGCAGGCGGCTCTTGAGCGAAAATCGTCAAAGGACAAACTCCGTTGTTTACCCGAAAGGTATAATTAAAAAAGTTTAGCACAAGTCGCCAAAAATCGCACTTACTTTTTACGTGAATCAACCTGGATTCTGTGATAGAATCATGTTAGACTTTACCTGATGCTTTTGGCAATCATAAGTTCCAAAGATGATACTATCTAAGGAGAAAAAACGTGAAATTGAGACTTGCACAATACGGTATTTCCCACGACCACGCTGGAGGGAAAGCCAACGTAATGAAGGAAAGTGATGAAATTGACTTCGCCGGGGTCTTTGAGCCATCACCTGAAGTCCGAGAGACTCTCGGTCAAAGCCCGGTCTACGAAGGCGTTCACTGGTTTACGTCCAAAGAAGAGATACTCGAAGATGAGACAATCGTTGGGGTGGCGGCGCAGGGGCGTGTATCGCAGAACCTCGCCTTTGCACGGGAGATTCTCGAACACGGCAAGCATGTATGGTTCGATAAACCTGCCGGTGATAACCTTGATGAATTTCAAGAGGTCTTAGACATCGCGCGAGACAAAAATCTGCTCGTTCAACTCGGTTATATGTTCCGATACAACGCGGGTTTTCAGTTCATCCTTGATTGGGCAAACGCCGGTAAACTCGGTGATATTTTTTCCGTTCGGGCGCGAATCTCATCAGGACCTTCAAGCGATGCCCATTGGCAACGTTGGGATTCACTCGGTGAGCATTCCGGTGGCATTATGTTTATCCTCGCCTGTCATCTCACCGATATTATCGTTGCATTGTTAGGACGACCCACACGGGTGACACCCTTTTCGAGGCACGATGGACATGACGTGCCGTGGTATCGTAACAATACAGCGGCTATCCTTGAATATCCGAGAGCATTGGCTATTCTTGAGTCAACGTCATTGGAGGTGGATTCGGGGAAATCGAGACGATTGGAAGTCTACGGAACACGCGGCAGCGCAATTCTTGAACCGCTTGAACCCCCAGAATTACGGTTGTGTCTTGATGAAGAGCGGGATGGGTACGCGAAAGGCTGGCAAACGGTGCCTGTGGAGCGACGACCGCGTTACGTCGAAAGCCTGCGAGCGTTTGTCGCCGATATTCGGGGCGAGAAATCCCCTGATCGTTCCCTCGACCACGAGTTCACAGTTCAGGAAACTGTGCTGCGGGCGGCAGGACTCCGACAATAATAAAGAAACCGATTTAATTTTTTGTTGACATTCTTCTTAAATTTGATTATACTTTATGTTAACTGAGCAATTGTGGGATGATAGTGTTAAGCAGGAGCACTCCCGCATCAGAGCCGTTTGTGGGCTTAGATGAATTGTCCTCGATCAGATCACAAAAAGTATTACAGTAGTTAAGGACGGATGTAAGCGATGTTAGTCATAATTAATATCTGTTTTGTCATTGTGTGTCTGTCCGTCTTGGTGGCACTGCCTTGGTATTTATCTTGGAGACGGAGAAAGATGGGACAAGTGCTGTTTCACCTCCCTACGTCGAAAAGCCACAAAGTGCTTTTGAAGCTTGTCATCCTTGTGTGGGTGGGTTTCATGCTTATGCAAATCGTGTTCCTAATCAGGGAGGGTTGGCAGTCTGCACCACAATTTTGGCCCGTGATAGTGGCACCCATGTTTTCCCTATTTCGCATGTATTCCGTAAACCGATTTGAAATCAGGGAGGCTGGCATTGTCTCTAACGGAAATTTTGTAAAGTGGGAGAAGCTTAACGCCTTTGAATGGAAGAAAGAGGCGGACTACGCATTAGGATTGGGCAAAGAGGCGTATGTGCTCGGCGTGACGAGATCGGGGGACAAGTTCCCATGGTGGCTTGAGTGGGACAAATTTCGGGCGGACCAGCGCGAGAACGCTAATAAACTCCTGTCCCAATACTTACCTAAAACCCGCTATGAATCTTCGTCTTCTATAGGGATGATGGGAACGACCGTAACAGGAAATGCCAATGGTTTGTAGTTGCCATCTGGTGCTTTGGTTGGGAATTTGTATTGGGGGTCTGTTAGAAGTTTATACACCGCAGTATCCCTAATTCTAACCAGTTCTCTGGTATTCAACTCCCATTCGATGTTGAGTGCCTCGTGTCGTCCTGGAAAATCTTGTGTCCCCAATATCGATGTCAAAGCCCAGTAGATATACTCCGTAACCATGCAACCATAGTCACAGGTTTCATCCGTATAGTGATACCAGGCTTCTGCTGGGTATCCACTCTTGGGACCATCTTTTGGCACTTGCTCGAAATATCCGCCGCGGGCGACATCCATAGACTTCGCTAAGATGGACCCCCGTACCTCCCCGAACACCTCGGGGTAAGCATTGGCATAACCATGTTGTGTAATAGGATGCAGAATTTCCTCTAATGCGCCGTCGTAGTACGAGCCATCCGGGGCATTGATTTTGCCATCGACAAGGAAATCCGGTTTGGTTTCTTCGCCATATAGATCTTGACCAAATCGGTAGCCTGCCGCTTCTACCAGATCCATTTCCAACCCCTCCATCTCCTCTTGTGTCCCCGGCATAATGATGAAGACGTTTCGGCTTACCAGGTGACTGAGAACCCGTGTGTTGTCAGGAACGCCGTCTTCGTCGTTATCGAGGTATTGTGCCAAAACGCCTGCGGCGTGAGCGAGTTTATCTTCAGGGGTCGTTGGGCTTGCGAAGATGTGAAAGCCGAAAACATTTATATATCTGTCACAGCCCACTTGTCTGAAGACAGAAAATTCGCTCGGCACCTCTACGATTTCGATTTTCGGTGTCACTTCAATGCTTCGCATGATGTTGTCGCCAATAATTTGGGATGAAGCAAGCCCCATTAAAACCAGTAGGATACCAGCGGTCATAATTTCCCTTTTTTCCAAACTTACGCTTTTGAGACTGCTGCCTAAGTGGATAATCCAATGACACTAAAACTCAAAGGACGAGACCCTAAAAATCACTCTTATGCGAATCGGACGCCTAACTTTACATTCTCACCCGGATGTGTTGCGATCTTCGGATACTCGTCCAATAGATCGTCAAAATCGACAACAGGATAAATAACAGGCTCAGACTTCAGACTGCCATCGCAAAGGAGCCGCCAGCTGATTTCAAAGAGTCTGCCTTCATTCCAATTAGGGTATTCGGGATTCGGTTCGCTACAGGCGCGTGAGAAGACAATAGTAGGGCGATTGAAATGCGCTTCAGCACCGAGATCTAATCCCGATGGATAGATACCGGGCCACGCGCCAGCGACAACTGTTCCGAGATACGTCACACCGCGGATAGCGGCTTGTAGTGCCGTATGATGACCACTATATTCGATACAAACATCGGCACCGCGCTTGCCAGTAGCTTTTTTTATCTCCAAACCGGCATCATCTGTTGTAGGGTCAATGACCATATCAGCACCACATTCGAGTGCTACATTGCGGCGCAATTCGAGCGGATCGACCCCAATTACAGGATAGGCACCCGCCAATTTGGCGAGTTGCAGTGCCATCAATCCGATCCCACCCATTCCAAAGACTGCCACCGCGTCCCCAATGCGGATATGACCATCGCGCACCGCACCCAAGGCGAAATCTGTTGGATCTAGACAGACGGCTGCCTGCCAAGGCACACCATCAGGAAGTTTCCGGACACCTGCCGCGGACCAAACATTTTCTTCGCGAAAGGAGCTGTGCCGAAAAACCCGCTCTCCGACCTCAAATTCGGTAACGTCCGCGCCAATCTCAGTCACCTCGCCGACACACATGTTCCCCAGTCCAGAAGGATAGCTCACCATCCCGCCGGAACCGTCTGCTCGAAATATTTTATATTCGCCATCGTAGCCACCGCGCGGACCTGCATACCCCTTATATGATGCCATCTCTGAGCCGTGTTTGGCGGCACCAAACTGGCTCTTTACTCGAATTTCGTTCGCTTGCAAGGGTTGGCTTTCATATTCTCGGAAAGCGACCTGTTCTTGTGCGGGGGCAATGAGTTCTCTTAACATACTGGCTATTTTCCTTTTTTTAATTTACCTTGCGCGGAAACGACGTGGAATTTAAGTATAACACGATTTTTTCTGGAGTTGAAGAGATACCCAAGCAAAAGCCCTTCCACTTCGTTTCAGGCTTGGTGTTCGATTTTAGTCGGCGATTGCTTGGTAACTGAGGATGCGAATTTTCTCTCCGAGATCCAAGCCACCGCTGGGATGCAATTGGCACAAAAAGATGCCAATCATCTGTTCTTGAGGGTCAATGAAAAAGTTGGTAAAGAAGAAACCACCCCAACCAAATGTCCCGACTGAGCCGATCTCATTGAGGTCTGATTTGTCTCGGACAATACTAAAGCCTAAACCGAATCCGAAGTCAACATCCGTATTTGCGAGTTGATTTGAAGTCATCAATTCAACGGTTTTTCGGCTCAACAATCGGACACCGTTCAGTTCTCCACCGTTCAGCATCATCTGCGCAAAGCGGACGTAATCAGGAGCAGTGGAGACCAATCCGCCACCACCGGAGAAATAGGTTCGCGGACCCTTGTAAGGATAGTCGGTTGAATAGATCAGTGAACCGTCCACTGTCGGTTCTTGGGACTTTCGCGCGATGGGTCCATCTTTGGTTCGCTCATACACTGTTGCGATCCGCTGGCGTTTTGTTTCAGGGATAAAAAAATGTGTGTCGTTCATGCCGAGTGGTTTGAAAATACGCTCGGAGAAAAAATCATTGAGCGACATCCCTGACACGACTTCAACGAGGTAACCGAGCAAATCTATTGACAGCCCGTACTCGAATTCGGCACCCGGTTGATGTAACAACGGAATAGTTGCCAGTACTTTCATTTTCTCTTCAAGCGTGCTCTCATCTTGAAGAAGCCCGTGGGTGATATCCGCAGCAGTGTATTGCGGACCTAAACGCTCATTCCAGTGATAGGTTAGACCGTCGGTGTGGGTGAGCAGATTCCAAATTGTAATTTGCCGTGTTGCTGGGACAGGTTGAGCCGAATCTTCGGCATCTTCCGGTGGCAACACGTGCATCTCCTTGAAAGCGGGAATGAACCTTGAGACCGGCTCATTCAACCGAAAATGTCCCTCTTCATAGAGCATCATCACAGCGACACTCGTGATTGGTTTCGTCATCGACGCAATACGAAAAATGGTGTCGGGTGTCATCGGCTTTTCTGCCTCGACATCCATCATACCGTAAGTGCCGAGATGAGCGATCTTTCCGTGCCGGGCAAGCAATGTAACGCCGCCAGCGATTTTTTGCTGCGCGACGTGTGTTTCCATGACTTTATCAATCCTTGCGAGCCTTTCGGTAGAAAGTCCAACTGCTTCAGGCTCTACCATAGGGAGTTCGTGACTGAAGACAGATGCCGTTAGAACCAACAAGAACGAGATATGTACTAAAATCCTATTCGTTTTTTTCATATAAATTACTCTGTAACGCTGATGTCACACCGAGTGTGCCTGCTACTTTTAAGCCAGAATGTCTTGGACGACATGTCCGTGGACATCGGTGAGACGGAAATCCCGTCCTTGGAAACGGTAGACCAGTTTTTCGTGGTTAATCCCGAACAGATGCAGCATGGTGGCATGGAAGTCGTGGACATGCACGATATTTTCAACGGAATTATATCCCAACTCATCGGTGTTACCGTAACTGATACCACCTTTGATGCCGCCGCCAGCCATCCACATCGAGAATCCCTTGATGTGGTGGTCGCGCCCGGTACCTTGTGCCATGGGTGTCCGACCAAACTCGCCGCCCCAAATCACTAAGGTATCCTCCAACATACCGCGCTGCTTCAAATCATTGACGAGTGCAGCGGTTGCCTTATCAACATAGCCTGAGGTCGTCTTGATGGCGTTTTCAATGCCACCGTGATGATCCCAACCGCGATGGTAGAGTTGGATAAACCGCACACCGCGTTCGGCTAATCGTCGTGCGAGGAGACAATTTGCAGCATAAGATCCGTCGCCGGGTTCTGCGCCGTAGGCATCCAGAACGTGCTGCGGTTCTTTCGAGATATCCGTCAATTCTGGAACACTCGTCTGCATTCGGAATGCCATTTCATACTGACTAATCCGCGTCGAGATCGCAGGATCCTCTACGGTTTCGTCGAGCATACCGTTCAAGGTTTGGACGGCATCCACAACGTCCCGTTGCTGTTCTGTGTTGACACCACCAGGGTTCGTGACGTAGTGGACGGGATCGCCAGTTGAGTGGAACTGAACACCTTGAAACTGACCTGGAAGGAATCCACTATGCCATTGCCGCGTTGCAATCGGCTGGTCCTGTCCACCACCAGAAGAGGTGAGGACGACGTACCCCGGCAGATTTTCATTCTCACTACCAAGTCCATAGAGCAACCACGACCCCATGCTCGGTCTGCCAGCGATCGCAGTGCCAGTGTTCATGAAGGTGTGTGCCGGATCGTGATTAATCTGCTCAGTTTTCAGGGAGCGGACGATGCAAATATCGTCGGCAAGGCTTCCGATATGCGGAAACGCTGCACTCATCTCCTGCCCCGACGCTCCATACTTTTTGAATTCATGCGTTGGACCGAGGCATTTGAGTGAATCCGCTTGTCCTTGGAGTTGAGCGATCGGTTGCCCTTCTGTGAAAGACTTCGGCATTGGTTGCCCGTCAAGTTCCGCCAGTTTCGGTTTGTAGTCCAAAGTCTCTAAGTGCGAAGGACCGCCCGCCATGCAGAGATGAATAATACGTTTCGCTTTCGGCGGCACATGCGGTGTGGTAACAATCCCCTGCCACCGCTCTACCTCTGGCGCAGCATTGATAAGCGAGGGTGTCAGTAAGGATGCGAGTGCGAGTGATCCGACACCCCGCACAGTTTTCCCCAGAAATGTTCGCCGTGTAAGACGAAGATCGGTTTCTTCATGAATATCTATAGCCATACCTATACCTCCTGTTCGTTGTTTTGTAATTTCTTAACATGGATGCTTTGCAAGCGCGATCACACTAAAAAATTCCCCTAATTTGATGGAGTTTAGGTTTTCGACGGAACAGTCAACGCGTCATTGACAGCATGAGTGAAAGTCTCTGTTGCCCATTGGTCGAGATCTTTCCCGCTGGCTTCAGCAGCCTTTGCAATGGCCACGTGGACATCGGGAGGAATCTGTAACCTCAGATTTCCGGAATACGGTTTTTGTGGCGATTTATTTAGTCTCTCACACGTTTCCAGATAATCGTCTACGGCTTCTTCAAAAGCCTCTTGAAGTTCAGGGACAGTGTCCGCGTGAAACCCAACAATGTCGGTAATTCCTGCAATATGTCCAACAAGACATCTATCTTCTTCGCTGTACTCAATATGGGCACTATAACCCTTGTACTTCATGGAATTATTCCTGCCTCCTCCAGAAAATGCCTCACATCCCTCACTTGGTAAGAACGTGCTTCTTTTTGCTTATGGGGATGGTGAAACGTTGCGGTAACGCCATTCAATTCAAACCTCACTCTGGATCCTCTTCCCTCAACGGATTTTGCCCCACATGCCATTAAGAGAGACTCTATCTGCCGCCATTTTAACGTTGCCGGGATCGGTGTTCTGAAAATAGCGTTTAAAGTTCTCTCATGTCGCTTATTCATTATCGTCTAACTTTAATATCGCATAATCGTTTCATGCAAATTCAATATTACCCGTGCCACAGAAGTCCACGCCGCCAATTCGTCAGGTTCAGCGTCCTCTGTTAGAGGGGCTTCACCCGTTGCCACGAGAGTACTGGCAGCATCAAGGTTAGCAGTATATTCGGCGTGGTGCTTTTCGTAGAGATTTTTTATAATCTCTAATTCCTTTGGCTGTGGCATTCGAGACAGTGTCCATTGGTATGCCCAATTGATACGCTCAGCGACGGATTCACCCCCCTCTTGAATAATCCGTGCCGCAAAGACGCGCGCCGCCTCAACATAGCTTGGATCGTTGAGTAGCGTCAAGGCTTGCATTGGCGTATTAGATGTGGCTCGCTCAGCGGTACACTCCTGACGGCTCGGCGCGTCAAACGCCATCATACTCGGATGCAAGAAGGTGCGCTGCCAATGCGTATAAAGCCCACGACGATATTGGTTTTCTCCCTCGTCGTGCACATAAACCCGCTTCGGGAAATTCAAGTTCGAGTAGTAACCCACCGGCTGGTAAGGTCTCACACTCGGACCACCGATTTTTGGGATAAGAAGTCCACTCAGCAACAATGCGTTATCACGAACTACCTCTGCATCCAGTCTCCAGCGTGATTGGCGTGCCAGCAAGCGATTGTAAGCGTCCTTCTCCTCCAATATCTCGTTTGATTTCGAGGATTGACGATAAGTGTTTGAGGTAACGATAAGTTTTACGATGTGCTTAACATTCCAACCGCTCTCCACAAATTCGACAGCGAGCCAGTCAAGCAGTTCAGGATGCGTCGGCGATTCGCCTTGTGCACCGAGGTCATCCAAGACGCGGGATAACCCAGTCCCGAAGTAGAGTGCCCAAAGTCGGTTCACGAACGTACGAGAAGTTAGCGGGTTGTCCATTGACGCTATCCACCATGCAAGCTCCAAACGGGTGGGTCGGCGGTTTTTGATACCGAGATCACCAAGGAAAGTCGGGACCATCGGTTCGACGATCTCGCCTGAATCGTCCAGCCAGTTACCCCTCGGTAGCACGCGTGTCGTTCGAGGTAGTGTAGATTCAGTGGTAAGTGAGTAAGGAATTTGCGTTTCGATTTCACCTTTCTGCTTCTGTAGGTCTGCAATCTGATTCCGGATACCATCAAGCGCAGGTGTGATACGGCGATACTCCGCGGCGATCTGCTCACGCTGATGTGTCGTCCTGACAGACGCATCGACCTGAATTGCTGCAATAACCTGTTCCGTATGTGCATGCTTCACCGCCGAGCCGCGAGTCGTTGCCATACCAGCAACATCCCAATAAGCAGTGCCGCCAAACTGGACGAAAGCGATACCGTTCAGAACACTCCCCGGTTCCAATCCAACGTCCGCTGGGTCTACTTCGAGACGGACCCATTCACCGACTGCAGGTAGAGGTCCCATCGGCTTGTGAGCGGGTGTATCGCTTCCAATCTCACCGAAGTTAATTTTGTCTTCACCCCAAAACGCCCGGTGATCCCAATTTCCATCGTTCCACTGGAGCATAACAGTTTCTGGCGGTGATTCGGGATCAATCCAGACATAAGCAAAGAGTCTGTCATCCTCTGCTAAAGTGAACTTTCGATTCGCGCCACGGAAGGCATGTTGGACTGTCTTTCCTGCTTCCGCTGCCTGTTTTCGTGAGTATAATTTACTGAAAACAGGTGCTTCATTTTTACCGACAAATTTCCATGTGCCCTCGGTTCTACCACCGTTTGCCTGAGCATCGTCTATCCACGCGAAGTCGGTCAGTTCTGTTGAGTCAAGAAGCGAGAGAACTTCGTTTTCCCACTCCGTCTGTTTCGCTTCCAATCCGGGCGATGACGCTTTGAACACCCGCTCCAATTTTGTCAATTCGTCGTCAATATCTTGCAATGCTGATTCTTGTGCGGGTGTCGGTAGCATTACGACGGGTTCCCACTTACTTCTACCGGGATATACCCCCGGTCCCTTGACATCAGCGAAAAACGCGGCGAAACTGTAAAAATCCTTCGCGGTGTATGGATCAAACTTGTGGTCGTGACATTGGGCACAACCGAGCGTTGCACCTAACCAGACGGATGCAGTCGTTCGGACTCTGTCTGCGGCATAGATTGCGAGATACTCTTTCGCCTGCGCGCCTCCTTCTGAGGTGGTCTGATTCAAACGGTTATAACCGGCAGCGACCTTTTGCGCTGGTGTTGGATCCGGCAGGAGATCGCCTGCGAGGTTTTCGACCGTAAATTGATCAAACGGCATGTTGTTGTTAAACGCTTTTATCACATAGTCACGATAGGGCCAGATGCTCACGTTTTCGTCAGCATGGTAACCGCTCGTATCCGCATAGCGCACCAGATCGAGCCAGTACATTGCCATTCGCTCGCCATATTGAGATTCAGACAGAAGCCTGTTGACAAGTGTCTCATAGGCATTGGTGTTCTCATCTCTTAAGAATTGCTCTACTTCAGCGGGTGTAGGCAGCAATCCAGTGAGATCGAAACTCAAACGACGGATAAGTGTTCGTTTATCCGCTTCCGTTGACGGAGTGAGACCCTCTGCCTCTAATCTCCGAAGTATGAAGGCATCAACGGGGTTGCGGATCCATGTAGTGTTTTCGATGGTGGGTGGTTCAACCCGTTCAGGGGGACTGTAAACCCAGTGTTCTTCCCACTCTGCCCCTTCAGTAATCCACTGGATGAGTGTATCGATCTCATCTTGTGTCGGCTGCCGATTGGAGATCTGCGGTGGCATCCGTTGGTCAATGTCTTCGTGTGTTATGCGTAGGACCAATTCGCTGTTTTCCGGTTCACCGGGCACGATAATCGGATATCCGCTTGGTG
This genomic interval from Candidatus Poribacteria bacterium contains the following:
- a CDS encoding Gfo/Idh/MocA family oxidoreductase, which codes for MKLRLAQYGISHDHAGGKANVMKESDEIDFAGVFEPSPEVRETLGQSPVYEGVHWFTSKEEILEDETIVGVAAQGRVSQNLAFAREILEHGKHVWFDKPAGDNLDEFQEVLDIARDKNLLVQLGYMFRYNAGFQFILDWANAGKLGDIFSVRARISSGPSSDAHWQRWDSLGEHSGGIMFILACHLTDIIVALLGRPTRVTPFSRHDGHDVPWYRNNTAAILEYPRALAILESTSLEVDSGKSRRLEVYGTRGSAILEPLEPPELRLCLDEERDGYAKGWQTVPVERRPRYVESLRAFVADIRGEKSPDRSLDHEFTVQETVLRAAGLRQ
- a CDS encoding zinc-binding alcohol dehydrogenase → MLRELIAPAQEQVAFREYESQPLQANEIRVKSQFGAAKHGSEMASYKGYAGPRGGYDGEYKIFRADGSGGMVSYPSGLGNMCVGEVTEIGADVTEFEVGERVFRHSSFREENVWSAAGVRKLPDGVPWQAAVCLDPTDFALGAVRDGHIRIGDAVAVFGMGGIGLMALQLAKLAGAYPVIGVDPLELRRNVALECGADMVIDPTTDDAGLEIKKATGKRGADVCIEYSGHHTALQAAIRGVTYLGTVVAGAWPGIYPSGLDLGAEAHFNRPTIVFSRACSEPNPEYPNWNEGRLFEISWRLLCDGSLKSEPVIYPVVDFDDLLDEYPKIATHPGENVKLGVRFA
- a CDS encoding beta-lactamase family protein — translated: MKKTNRILVHISFLLVLTASVFSHELPMVEPEAVGLSTERLARIDKVMETHVAQQKIAGGVTLLARHGKIAHLGTYGMMDVEAEKPMTPDTIFRIASMTKPITSVAVMMLYEEGHFRLNEPVSRFIPAFKEMHVLPPEDAEDSAQPVPATRQITIWNLLTHTDGLTYHWNERLGPQYTAADITHGLLQDESTLEEKMKVLATIPLLHQPGAEFEYGLSIDLLGYLVEVVSGMSLNDFFSERIFKPLGMNDTHFFIPETKRQRIATVYERTKDGPIARKSQEPTVDGSLIYSTDYPYKGPRTYFSGGGGLVSTAPDYVRFAQMMLNGGELNGVRLLSRKTVELMTSNQLANTDVDFGFGLGFSIVRDKSDLNEIGSVGTFGWGGFFFTNFFIDPQEQMIGIFLCQLHPSGGLDLGEKIRILSYQAIAD
- a CDS encoding DUF1501 domain-containing protein, translated to MAIDIHEETDLRLTRRTFLGKTVRGVGSLALASLLTPSLINAAPEVERWQGIVTTPHVPPKAKRIIHLCMAGGPSHLETLDYKPKLAELDGQPMPKSFTEGQPIAQLQGQADSLKCLGPTHEFKKYGASGQEMSAAFPHIGSLADDICIVRSLKTEQINHDPAHTFMNTGTAIAGRPSMGSWLLYGLGSENENLPGYVVLTSSGGGQDQPIATRQWHSGFLPGQFQGVQFHSTGDPVHYVTNPGGVNTEQQRDVVDAVQTLNGMLDETVEDPAISTRISQYEMAFRMQTSVPELTDISKEPQHVLDAYGAEPGDGSYAANCLLARRLAERGVRFIQLYHRGWDHHGGIENAIKTTSGYVDKATAALVNDLKQRGMLEDTLVIWGGEFGRTPMAQGTGRDHHIKGFSMWMAGGGIKGGISYGNTDELGYNSVENIVHVHDFHATMLHLFGINHEKLVYRFQGRDFRLTDVHGHVVQDILA
- a CDS encoding type II toxin-antitoxin system HicB family antitoxin encodes the protein MKYKGYSAHIEYSEEDRCLVGHIAGITDIVGFHADTVPELQEAFEEAVDDYLETCERLNKSPQKPYSGNLRLQIPPDVHVAIAKAAEASGKDLDQWATETFTHAVNDALTVPSKT
- a CDS encoding type II toxin-antitoxin system HicA family toxin; this encodes MNKRHERTLNAIFRTPIPATLKWRQIESLLMACGAKSVEGRGSRVRFELNGVTATFHHPHKQKEARSYQVRDVRHFLEEAGIIP
- a CDS encoding PSD1 domain-containing protein — protein: MPQTLLSRLGTTIGFRTCCASLIILLLGLAIALQPVYAEKLQFDRDIRPILSDKCYACHGPDPAVRQANLRLDTKEGAFSAPSGYPIIVPGEPENSELVLRITHEDIDQRMPPQISNRQPTQDEIDTLIQWITEGAEWEEHWVYSPPERVEPPTIENTTWIRNPVDAFILRRLEAEGLTPSTEADKRTLIRRLSFDLTGLLPTPAEVEQFLRDENTNAYETLVNRLLSESQYGERMAMYWLDLVRYADTSGYHADENVSIWPYRDYVIKAFNNNMPFDQFTVENLAGDLLPDPTPAQKVAAGYNRLNQTTSEGGAQAKEYLAIYAADRVRTTASVWLGATLGCAQCHDHKFDPYTAKDFYSFAAFFADVKGPGVYPGRSKWEPVVMLPTPAQESALQDIDDELTKLERVFKASSPGLEAKQTEWENEVLSLLDSTELTDFAWIDDAQANGGRTEGTWKFVGKNEAPVFSKLYSRKQAAEAGKTVQHAFRGANRKFTLAEDDRLFAYVWIDPESPPETVMLQWNDGNWDHRAFWGEDKINFGEIGSDTPAHKPMGPLPAVGEWVRLEVDPADVGLEPGSVLNGIAFVQFGGTAYWDVAGMATTRGSAVKHAHTEQVIAAIQVDASVRTTHQREQIAAEYRRITPALDGIRNQIADLQKQKGEIETQIPYSLTTESTLPRTTRVLPRGNWLDDSGEIVEPMVPTFLGDLGIKNRRPTRLELAWWIASMDNPLTSRTFVNRLWALYFGTGLSRVLDDLGAQGESPTHPELLDWLAVEFVESGWNVKHIVKLIVTSNTYRQSSKSNEILEEKDAYNRLLARQSRWRLDAEVVRDNALLLSGLLIPKIGGPSVRPYQPVGYYSNLNFPKRVYVHDEGENQYRRGLYTHWQRTFLHPSMMAFDAPSRQECTAERATSNTPMQALTLLNDPSYVEAARVFAARIIQEGGESVAERINWAYQWTLSRMPQPKELEIIKNLYEKHHAEYTANLDAASTLVATGEAPLTEDAEPDELAAWTSVARVILNLHETIMRY